The following proteins come from a genomic window of Leptolyngbyaceae cyanobacterium:
- a CDS encoding isoprenylcysteine carboxylmethyltransferase family protein produces MNTPPAYGLWLLVIINSLVFIIFAFSFTKPKSPRDWRSFSAFSAFIVALFTEMYGFPLTIYLLSGWLQSRYPGLDLLSHDTGHLWHTLLGLKGNPHFDPLHILSNLFIFGGFILLSSAWEVLYKAQRSHTLATSGLYAWVRHPQYVAFITIMLGFLLQWPTILTLLMFPVLVWMYTKLAFQEEREVRAEFSEEYARYAENTPAFFPRWKRTTL; encoded by the coding sequence ATGAATACCCCCCCTGCTTATGGTCTCTGGCTTTTAGTAATAATTAACTCTCTAGTATTTATCATTTTCGCCTTCAGCTTTACTAAGCCAAAAAGCCCCCGTGATTGGCGATCGTTCAGCGCTTTTTCTGCCTTTATAGTGGCACTGTTTACGGAAATGTACGGCTTTCCATTGACCATCTACCTACTCTCAGGATGGTTACAAAGCCGCTATCCTGGTCTTGACCTTCTCTCCCACGACACCGGACACCTGTGGCATACCCTCTTGGGACTCAAAGGTAATCCCCATTTTGACCCACTGCATATCCTCAGCAACCTATTCATTTTCGGTGGATTCATCTTGCTGAGTTCAGCTTGGGAGGTGCTTTACAAGGCTCAGCGCAGCCATACTTTAGCAACATCTGGACTTTACGCCTGGGTACGCCATCCTCAATACGTTGCATTCATAACCATTATGCTGGGGTTCTTGCTTCAGTGGCCTACAATCCTAACGTTGCTAATGTTCCCGGTGCTGGTGTGGATGTATACAAAGCTAGCTTTCCAAGAGGAGCGTGAAGTACGAGCAGAATTTAGCGAGGAATATGCCCGTTATGCCGAGAATACACCTGCTTTTTTTCCACGTTGGAAACGCACTACATTATAA
- a CDS encoding MerR family transcriptional regulator, with the protein MFNVQKQHICLFMGENIMLVSNQRLLFIGEVAEQSGLPIKTIRYYDELGLLKSSGRTKGGFRQFSSEVLYRLAFIKRAQNIGLSLEEIRDLLQEYDKPGFPCPKIKKELKDKIMAIDYQIEQLLFLQVDLEQLLSGINIFSECREITSH; encoded by the coding sequence ATGTTTAATGTTCAAAAGCAACACATTTGTCTATTCATGGGAGAAAATATCATGTTAGTTTCTAACCAAAGACTACTCTTTATTGGTGAAGTTGCAGAGCAAAGTGGTCTACCAATAAAAACAATTCGGTATTATGATGAGCTTGGTTTACTGAAATCTTCAGGGCGAACTAAGGGAGGTTTTCGCCAATTTTCATCGGAAGTTTTGTACCGTCTTGCGTTTATCAAACGTGCTCAAAATATTGGGCTTAGTCTAGAAGAAATCAGAGACTTACTTCAGGAATACGATAAACCTGGCTTCCCTTGCCCAAAAATTAAAAAGGAGTTGAAAGATAAAATTATGGCAATTGACTATCAAATTGAACAGTTACTATTTTTACAAGTTGACTTAGAACAATTACTCTCTGGTATTAATATTTTTTCCGAATGCAGAGAAATAACATCCCATTGA
- a CDS encoding DUF305 domain-containing protein — translation MNPKYIQPISPRTGFLVFAIASFSAILAACSTPSRNQVQVPSTPAATNASSKQDTEHSSGMNHSMAMNLGPADAEYDLRFIDAMTPHHQGAVMMAKEAQQKSQRPEIKKLADDIIKAQNKEINQLKQWRKVWYPQASTTAVAYDPHAGHTSAMSQEQMKNMMMDMNLGSADAEFDLRFINAMIPHHEGAITMAQDALSKSKHPEIKQLAQNIITSQKAEIEQMKQWRQAWYKK, via the coding sequence ATGAATCCAAAGTATATACAACCCATTTCACCCAGAACAGGTTTTTTGGTGTTTGCGATCGCCTCTTTTAGTGCAATCCTTGCAGCTTGTTCGACTCCCTCTCGAAACCAAGTTCAAGTCCCAAGCACTCCTGCTGCCACCAATGCTAGTAGCAAGCAGGACACGGAGCATAGCAGCGGTATGAACCATAGCATGGCAATGAACTTAGGCCCTGCCGATGCTGAATATGATTTGCGGTTCATCGATGCCATGACCCCACACCATCAGGGGGCAGTGATGATGGCAAAAGAAGCCCAGCAGAAATCTCAACGCCCTGAAATCAAGAAGCTGGCAGACGACATTATCAAAGCTCAAAATAAAGAGATTAATCAGTTGAAACAGTGGCGGAAGGTATGGTATCCCCAGGCTAGCACTACCGCCGTAGCCTATGACCCTCACGCAGGCCATACATCTGCAATGTCTCAAGAGCAGATGAAAAACATGATGATGGATATGAACTTGGGATCTGCCGATGCTGAGTTCGATTTGCGGTTTATCAATGCAATGATACCGCACCATGAAGGAGCAATAACGATGGCGCAAGATGCACTGAGTAAGTCTAAGCATCCGGAAATTAAGCAACTAGCTCAAAATATTATCACTTCACAAAAGGCAGAAATTGAACAAATGAAACAGTGGCGACAAGCTTGGTATAAAAAGTAA
- a CDS encoding efflux RND transporter periplasmic adaptor subunit — protein sequence MIPNSYRFQRLTARLCVSGTILSLILLATPTAVLAHGGHGDEFQGGTEATTVPDSIQVDAETAKRLGIQVEPAKSQQLGIGIKTTGQIETLPSQKVEVTAPIPGKVVELLIEPGSYVKLGQPVAVISAPELVEMRVNSQEKQAEAKADLQKAQADLKLAQENLDRQQKISNSEIAQARTQLESAQKQYDRDKALVDRKAVLKVAQENYQRQLQIAEATIAQAETEVAVAQEQYDRDKELADKGAIPRRQMLESQAHLAEAKAALTKAMSRPEVLQAETEVKRAEVELPLRDLRESEGKLAEAKAQLIKANSRREVLEAEAQLKRAQSDVEVAKSRLQLSNTTYQTRLQQLGTRANDKGLVTVTAPISGKVADREVTLGQSFQDAGGKLMTIVNDSRVFATANIYEKDLNKVQIGQQVRVKIASLGDRSFEGRITRIGSLVNEETRVVPVQAELNNPSGELKPGLFAELEVITDRTATAILSIPSSAVVDANGKKLVYVQNGNAFQPVEVTLGQTSGDMVEVKTGLFEGDSIVTQRAPQLYAQSLRGGSKAKTNEAHDAAQTPSLATDSNKSGSLLPWWLVIPVGGGVAAISVGSFWLGRRTKPLLVPAVAGLARVPEDSPDGSSDKDYLVFTDNVIAADESPEHRNNHHHTTSQKSDVRSHK from the coding sequence ATGATACCCAACTCTTACCGTTTTCAACGATTAACAGCAAGACTCTGTGTTTCTGGGACAATCCTGAGCCTAATATTACTGGCGACTCCTACTGCCGTTTTAGCCCACGGGGGACATGGAGATGAATTTCAAGGAGGAACTGAAGCAACGACTGTTCCTGATTCAATTCAAGTGGATGCAGAAACTGCCAAAAGGTTGGGAATTCAGGTAGAGCCAGCTAAGTCGCAGCAGTTAGGAATTGGCATTAAAACTACCGGGCAAATTGAAACTTTACCCAGCCAAAAAGTAGAGGTAACAGCACCAATTCCAGGGAAAGTAGTTGAGTTGTTGATAGAACCAGGTAGTTATGTAAAATTGGGTCAACCTGTCGCTGTCATTTCTGCACCGGAATTAGTGGAGATGCGGGTTAATTCCCAAGAAAAACAAGCCGAAGCAAAAGCAGATTTGCAAAAAGCTCAAGCCGACTTAAAACTAGCTCAAGAAAATCTCGATCGCCAACAAAAAATATCTAATAGTGAAATAGCACAAGCCCGCACTCAACTAGAGAGTGCACAGAAACAATACGATCGAGATAAAGCTTTAGTCGATCGCAAGGCAGTATTGAAAGTTGCTCAAGAAAACTATCAACGCCAACTGCAAATAGCAGAAGCCACTATCGCACAAGCCGAAACTGAGGTGGCAGTTGCACAAGAACAGTACGATCGAGATAAAGAATTAGCAGATAAAGGAGCAATTCCGCGACGGCAAATGTTGGAATCTCAAGCTCACCTTGCAGAAGCTAAAGCTGCTCTCACCAAAGCTATGAGCCGCCCGGAAGTTCTCCAAGCTGAAACGGAAGTTAAACGCGCTGAGGTAGAACTTCCACTTCGAGATTTGCGAGAATCGGAAGGCAAACTAGCAGAAGCTAAAGCGCAACTCATCAAAGCTAACAGTCGCCGGGAAGTTTTAGAAGCAGAAGCTCAACTCAAACGCGCCCAATCGGATGTTGAGGTAGCCAAATCCCGCCTCCAATTGAGTAACACCACTTATCAAACGCGGCTGCAACAACTGGGAACTAGAGCCAATGACAAAGGATTGGTAACAGTAACAGCGCCCATTTCTGGTAAAGTTGCCGATCGAGAAGTCACTCTCGGTCAATCATTCCAAGATGCAGGTGGTAAACTAATGACGATCGTCAATGATAGCCGCGTTTTTGCCACCGCTAATATTTATGAAAAAGATCTAAATAAAGTTCAAATCGGTCAACAAGTAAGGGTGAAAATTGCTTCTTTAGGCGATCGTAGCTTTGAAGGTAGAATTACGCGCATTGGCTCATTGGTGAATGAGGAAACGCGAGTAGTACCCGTGCAAGCAGAATTGAATAATCCAAGTGGAGAACTTAAGCCAGGATTGTTCGCTGAATTAGAAGTAATCACAGACCGGACAGCGACAGCTATTTTATCCATTCCCAGTTCAGCGGTGGTTGATGCCAATGGTAAGAAACTGGTCTATGTCCAAAATGGAAATGCTTTCCAACCCGTAGAAGTTACGTTAGGTCAAACCTCTGGAGACATGGTAGAGGTGAAAACAGGTTTATTTGAGGGAGATTCAATCGTGACCCAGCGTGCGCCACAACTCTATGCTCAATCATTGCGAGGTGGCAGCAAAGCTAAAACTAACGAAGCACACGATGCGGCACAGACACCATCCCTAGCAACTGATTCTAACAAGAGTGGTTCTTTGTTGCCCTGGTGGTTAGTCATTCCTGTTGGGGGAGGAGTCGCGGCGATTTCCGTCGGTTCCTTCTGGTTGGGCCGTCGCACCAAACCTCTGTTAGTTCCAGCAGTGGCAGGACTTGCTCGCGTACCCGAAGACTCTCCTGATGGTTCATCAGACAAGGATTATCTTGTCTTTACAGATAATGTAATTGCTGCGGATGAATCCCCAGAACACAGGAATAACCATCACCACACCACAAGTCAAAAATCGGATGTTAGGAGTCACAAGTAG
- a CDS encoding efflux RND transporter permease subunit: MFSTILRWVIDRRWLVVMATIIITLWTIYIIPQMQLDVFPPFAPPQVEIQTEAPGLAPEEIESLVTLPIESAINGTPGVTAVRSSSAVGLSVVKVIFDWETDIYQARQLVTERLQQAASKLPEAAETPQLSPTTSPVGTILTYAFTSETTPLMEVRRIVDWQVTNRLLAVPGVAQVVAYGGDIRQYQVLVDPAKLKAFNLSLQDVTAAVKAANANAPGGYLITPDQETLIRGVGRIETLEDLKYSAITSRQGTPVRIADIADVQIGAAIKRGDGSLNGKKAVIVLVNRQPSADTPTVTKAVEAAMKEVQQALPKDIKITVTFRQEEYIESSVANVRSALIEGSIIVAVILIPFLMNWRTLAVVLLDFFLTWLFALLFMHWMGFGLNTMTLGGLSVAIGTAIDDAIVYAENTYRNLRENKLSAHPRPILDVIFDGSNEVRDSLIGATVIGIVVFSPIFTLPGVEGRIFSPMGITYLVVVVISSLESLLVSPALCAILLPTKRMKATEPWLPRYAKRIYNVCLLFSMRYSTIILGLASAAMVAALIILPSFGRVFLPEFQEQTLVNTILLYPGVSLDATNSAGFAIEDALKKDPRFDYVQVRSGRAPGDADAAGVNLAHIDMGISEKGMKDRAKTLEVLRSELAKLPGVAPNIGGFISHRMDEVLSGVRSQIAVKIFGSDLQQLRQIGVQVEEQMKTVEGIVDLQLEPQIPIQQIQVKFDRQAAGRYGLNVGELSEIIETSLNGKVVSQVLEGQQTFDLVVWLKPEARNNLETIQNLLVDTPTGNKIPLAQVATVQYGTGPNTINRENVSRLIVVSANAKGRDLRSVVNDIQAKVKQNVQVPFGYFIQYGGQFEAEERATQNILIFSLIAFVVITVLMYLSVKSIPSTAMIMINLPIGLVGGIVSVALTGGVISVASLVGFVTLFGVATRNGLLLVDNYNTKFAEGMPFKEVIVKGSMERLNAILMTALTSALGLAPLVFEGGAGKEILQPLSIVVLGGLFTSTALTLLVLPALYAKFGKILLSK; this comes from the coding sequence ATGTTCAGCACTATTCTCAGATGGGTAATCGATCGCAGATGGTTAGTTGTTATGGCTACCATCATCATTACCCTGTGGACAATTTACATCATTCCCCAAATGCAGCTGGATGTCTTCCCGCCGTTTGCACCTCCTCAAGTAGAAATTCAGACAGAAGCACCCGGACTTGCACCAGAAGAAATCGAATCTTTGGTGACATTACCCATTGAAAGTGCAATTAATGGAACGCCAGGAGTAACAGCAGTACGCTCCTCCTCAGCTGTAGGGCTTTCCGTTGTTAAAGTTATCTTTGATTGGGAAACCGACATCTATCAAGCTCGCCAATTGGTAACAGAACGATTGCAGCAAGCAGCTAGTAAACTGCCTGAAGCCGCCGAAACCCCGCAACTTTCTCCAACAACCTCTCCCGTTGGCACTATCCTCACTTATGCTTTTACCTCCGAAACCACTCCCTTAATGGAAGTGCGACGCATCGTTGATTGGCAAGTAACTAACCGCCTTTTAGCTGTTCCCGGTGTAGCTCAAGTAGTAGCTTATGGTGGCGATATACGGCAGTATCAAGTATTAGTAGATCCCGCCAAGTTAAAAGCCTTTAATCTTTCATTGCAGGATGTCACCGCAGCAGTAAAAGCAGCTAATGCTAACGCTCCCGGTGGCTATTTAATTACCCCTGATCAAGAAACCTTAATCCGAGGAGTAGGGCGAATTGAAACATTAGAAGATTTGAAATATTCTGCTATTACTTCGCGTCAGGGAACGCCCGTCCGAATTGCTGATATAGCAGATGTCCAGATTGGTGCAGCTATCAAGCGAGGTGACGGTAGTTTAAACGGTAAAAAAGCCGTCATCGTCTTGGTGAACAGACAACCCAGTGCTGACACTCCCACTGTGACGAAGGCGGTAGAAGCTGCTATGAAAGAAGTTCAACAAGCACTTCCCAAAGATATTAAAATTACTGTCACGTTTCGTCAGGAAGAATATATTGAATCTTCGGTTGCCAATGTCAGATCAGCTTTAATTGAAGGCAGCATTATTGTTGCTGTTATCCTGATTCCATTTTTGATGAATTGGCGAACCCTTGCTGTAGTTTTACTAGATTTCTTTCTAACTTGGCTATTCGCATTGTTATTCATGCACTGGATGGGTTTTGGCTTAAATACGATGACGTTGGGCGGGCTATCCGTAGCAATTGGTACAGCAATTGACGATGCAATTGTCTATGCCGAAAACACTTACCGCAACTTAAGAGAAAACAAACTATCTGCTCACCCTCGTCCGATATTAGATGTGATTTTTGATGGCAGCAATGAAGTCCGGGATTCGCTAATAGGAGCGACAGTAATTGGCATCGTTGTCTTCTCGCCAATTTTTACATTGCCTGGAGTGGAAGGTCGAATTTTTTCGCCGATGGGGATTACTTATCTCGTCGTTGTTGTGATTTCTAGTCTAGAATCACTGCTCGTATCTCCGGCATTGTGTGCAATCTTACTCCCCACTAAACGTATGAAGGCGACAGAACCCTGGTTGCCAAGGTATGCCAAGCGAATTTATAATGTTTGCTTACTTTTTTCGATGCGTTATTCGACAATTATCTTAGGTTTAGCTAGCGCTGCTATGGTAGCAGCTCTAATTATTCTTCCTTCTTTTGGAAGAGTGTTTTTACCAGAGTTTCAAGAGCAAACATTGGTGAATACAATTCTCCTCTATCCCGGCGTATCTCTTGATGCTACAAATAGTGCAGGGTTTGCTATTGAAGATGCTCTCAAAAAAGATCCCAGATTTGACTATGTTCAGGTACGTTCTGGACGCGCTCCCGGAGACGCTGATGCGGCGGGAGTCAACCTCGCACATATCGATATGGGTATTAGTGAAAAGGGAATGAAAGACCGCGCAAAAACGCTGGAGGTACTGCGATCGGAGTTGGCAAAATTACCGGGAGTAGCCCCTAATATCGGTGGTTTTATTTCTCACCGCATGGATGAGGTTTTGTCAGGAGTTAGGAGTCAAATTGCAGTTAAAATCTTTGGTTCTGATTTGCAGCAACTCCGTCAAATCGGTGTCCAAGTAGAAGAACAAATGAAAACGGTTGAGGGAATTGTAGACTTGCAGCTTGAACCTCAAATCCCTATCCAACAGATTCAAGTCAAGTTTGATCGCCAAGCGGCTGGTCGATACGGTCTAAATGTAGGAGAATTATCTGAAATTATTGAAACTTCTCTGAATGGAAAAGTCGTGTCCCAAGTTTTGGAAGGGCAACAAACTTTTGATTTAGTCGTGTGGTTGAAGCCTGAAGCCCGGAATAATCTCGAAACAATTCAGAACTTATTGGTTGATACTCCTACGGGCAATAAAATTCCTCTGGCTCAAGTTGCTACTGTTCAATATGGAACAGGCCCCAATACAATTAATCGTGAGAATGTTTCTCGGTTGATTGTAGTTTCTGCTAATGCTAAAGGGAGAGATTTGCGCTCGGTTGTGAATGATATTCAAGCCAAAGTCAAGCAAAATGTGCAGGTGCCTTTTGGTTACTTTATCCAGTATGGAGGCCAATTTGAAGCGGAGGAACGAGCTACACAAAATATTCTGATTTTTAGCTTGATAGCATTTGTTGTCATTACAGTCTTAATGTACCTCTCTGTTAAGTCTATTCCTTCAACTGCCATGATTATGATTAACTTACCAATCGGATTGGTAGGGGGAATTGTTTCTGTTGCTTTAACTGGAGGAGTAATTTCTGTGGCTTCTTTAGTTGGTTTTGTTACCCTATTTGGTGTAGCTACCCGCAATGGGTTACTATTAGTCGATAACTACAATACAAAGTTTGCTGAGGGAATGCCTTTTAAGGAAGTTATTGTTAAAGGTTCGATGGAACGACTTAATGCTATTTTAATGACAGCTTTAACCTCGGCTTTAGGATTAGCACCGTTAGTATTTGAGGGAGGTGCTGGAAAAGAAATTTTGCAACCCCTGTCAATTGTAGTGCTAGGTGGTTTGTTTACTTCCACAGCATTAACGCTGTTAGTTTTACCAGCTTTATATGCGAAATTTGGGAAAATATTGCTGTCTAAGTAA
- a CDS encoding efflux RND transporter permease subunit has product MLNSIVKWSIAQRWLVVIASILITLWGFRVLTQMPLDVFPSFAPPQVEIQTEAPGLAPEEVESLVTRPIESAINGTPGVETVRSSSAVGISVVRVIFGWDTEIYRARQLVTERLQQAQNQLPQGVETPQISPVNSPLGAIIKYAFTTDTTPLMEVRRIVDWQVKNRLLAVPGVTQIVIFGGDERQYQVLVDINKLKEFNVSLKEVTEAVQKANVNAPGGFLTTPDQELLIRGVGRIESIDQLKQSAITARNGTPVLLNQVADVQIGAALKRGDASLNGKKAIIVVVNKQPVADTPTVTRAVEAAMEEIKPSLPQDVKVTVTFRQENFIEASIENVRDALRDGIIIVSAVLILFLMNWRTVVISLSALPLSLLLGMMILDWTGQGINTMTLGGLAVAIGSVVDDAIVDMENVYRRLRENQLAGTPVPPLQVVFNGSVEVRVSVLFSTVIIAVVFAPIFALSGVEGRIFTPMGVSYLLSIIASTLVALTLTPALCALLLVNRRLPPDETWIARKSHQLYRPALTFSIQHPKIILIVAIAGLATSMVILPSLGRVFLPEFEERSLVIATSLYPGESLDATNQVGFAIQDALKDNPNFEALALRSGRAPGDSDVGGVNFGELDVEISQEGAKNREKSIEKMREEFAKIPGVAANIGGFISHRMDEVLSGVRSAIAVKIFGPDLEQLRSVGKQVEAAISNIPGVVDLQLEPQVPIKQIQIQFDRTAAARYGLAVGDLAEIIETALNGKVVSQVLEQQQVFDLVVWLPESARHNLDIIRNLLVDTPNNQKIPLAQVAKVDYGTGPNTINRENVSRLIVVSANVNGRDLGSVITDIRNQVKQQVQLPSGYYIQYGGQFQAQEKATQTLLIAGLLAFVAITVLIYFAVKTIPATMMIMINLPLALLGGVISVALSGGVISVASMVGFITLFGVATRNGLLLVDNYNNKLAAGMPLKSVIVEGSMERLVAILMTALSSALGMVPLVIGSGAGKEILQPLAVVVLGGLFTSTALTLLVLPALYSQFGRFLVGKKATPLIEDGKAIVTVFEQ; this is encoded by the coding sequence ATGCTTAACTCCATTGTCAAGTGGTCGATCGCTCAACGCTGGTTGGTGGTTATTGCCTCCATTCTGATCACGCTTTGGGGCTTTCGCGTCCTCACCCAAATGCCGTTGGATGTCTTCCCCAGCTTTGCACCTCCCCAGGTTGAAATTCAGACCGAAGCCCCCGGTTTAGCCCCAGAAGAAGTCGAATCCCTCGTTACTCGACCCATAGAAAGCGCTATTAACGGCACTCCCGGTGTCGAAACTGTCCGCTCTTCTTCTGCTGTAGGCATTTCTGTTGTCAGGGTAATTTTTGGCTGGGACACCGAAATTTATCGCGCCCGACAGCTAGTGACAGAGCGGTTGCAGCAAGCGCAAAACCAACTCCCTCAAGGCGTAGAAACCCCACAAATTTCCCCCGTCAACTCTCCACTCGGAGCCATCATCAAATACGCCTTTACGACAGATACCACACCACTAATGGAGGTGCGACGGATTGTTGATTGGCAAGTAAAAAACCGCCTCTTGGCTGTCCCTGGCGTGACTCAAATTGTAATTTTTGGCGGCGACGAGCGTCAGTATCAAGTGCTAGTCGATATCAACAAACTGAAAGAATTTAATGTTTCTTTAAAAGAAGTTACTGAAGCCGTTCAAAAAGCAAATGTCAATGCTCCTGGAGGCTTTTTAACTACTCCAGACCAAGAATTATTAATTCGGGGTGTAGGGCGAATTGAATCCATCGACCAATTAAAACAATCTGCGATTACAGCCAGAAATGGTACGCCAGTCTTGCTAAACCAAGTGGCTGACGTGCAAATCGGTGCAGCACTCAAACGCGGCGATGCTAGTTTGAATGGCAAAAAGGCGATTATTGTAGTTGTTAATAAACAGCCTGTTGCCGATACGCCAACAGTCACGAGGGCCGTTGAAGCGGCAATGGAAGAAATTAAACCCAGTCTGCCTCAAGATGTCAAAGTTACTGTCACGTTTCGTCAAGAAAATTTTATTGAAGCTTCAATAGAAAATGTAAGAGATGCTTTGCGGGATGGCATCATTATTGTTTCGGCTGTTTTAATTCTTTTCTTAATGAATTGGCGTACTGTTGTTATTAGCCTGAGCGCCCTGCCTTTGTCGTTGCTGTTAGGAATGATGATTTTAGATTGGACAGGGCAAGGTATCAATACGATGACGCTAGGGGGACTTGCTGTAGCAATTGGTTCCGTCGTAGATGATGCCATTGTGGATATGGAAAATGTCTACCGCCGCTTGCGAGAAAACCAGCTGGCAGGAACGCCAGTTCCACCGCTACAGGTAGTATTTAACGGCTCGGTGGAAGTGCGCGTCAGCGTGTTATTTTCCACGGTAATTATTGCTGTCGTCTTTGCACCGATTTTTGCACTTTCTGGCGTAGAAGGTCGAATTTTTACACCGATGGGCGTGTCTTACCTGCTATCAATTATTGCTTCCACATTAGTGGCGCTGACATTGACTCCGGCGCTTTGTGCTTTATTGCTAGTAAATCGGCGGTTGCCTCCCGATGAAACTTGGATTGCTCGCAAATCTCATCAATTATATCGTCCAGCATTAACTTTCTCAATTCAGCATCCAAAAATTATTTTAATTGTCGCTATTGCTGGATTAGCTACCTCAATGGTAATTCTCCCTTCTTTAGGACGGGTATTTCTGCCAGAGTTTGAAGAGCGAAGTCTTGTTATTGCTACTTCTCTCTATCCAGGCGAATCTTTGGATGCAACAAATCAGGTGGGTTTTGCAATTCAAGATGCCCTAAAAGATAACCCGAATTTTGAAGCTTTGGCGTTACGATCGGGACGCGCTCCTGGTGATAGCGATGTAGGGGGTGTTAACTTTGGGGAACTGGATGTCGAAATTAGTCAAGAAGGAGCGAAAAACCGGGAAAAGAGTATTGAAAAAATGCGAGAAGAATTTGCCAAAATACCGGGAGTTGCGGCTAATATTGGCGGGTTTATTTCGCACCGGATGGATGAAGTGCTGTCGGGGGTGCGAAGTGCGATCGCTGTAAAAATATTCGGCCCAGATTTAGAACAACTTCGATCTGTTGGTAAACAGGTAGAAGCAGCTATAAGCAATATTCCCGGCGTAGTAGATTTGCAACTCGAACCTCAAGTTCCCATCAAACAAATCCAAATTCAATTTGACCGCACTGCCGCCGCACGTTATGGTTTAGCCGTGGGCGATTTAGCAGAAATTATTGAAACCGCACTTAATGGGAAGGTTGTCTCCCAAGTTTTAGAGCAACAGCAAGTATTCGATTTGGTTGTATGGCTTCCTGAAAGTGCGCGGCACAACCTAGATATTATCCGCAACTTATTAGTTGATACCCCTAACAATCAAAAAATTCCTTTAGCACAAGTTGCCAAGGTTGACTACGGTACGGGGCCAAATACTATCAACCGCGAGAACGTTTCCAGGCTCATTGTTGTCTCTGCGAACGTCAATGGAAGAGACTTGGGTTCCGTGATTACTGATATTCGGAATCAAGTTAAGCAACAAGTACAATTACCATCCGGATATTATATTCAATACGGCGGTCAATTTCAAGCGCAAGAAAAAGCCACTCAAACCTTATTAATAGCAGGTTTATTAGCGTTTGTTGCTATTACGGTACTAATTTACTTCGCCGTTAAGACAATTCCAGCCACGATGATGATTATGATTAATTTGCCCTTAGCATTACTGGGTGGTGTAATTTCTGTTGCGCTAAGTGGTGGAGTGATTTCAGTCGCCTCAATGGTGGGGTTTATTACCTTATTCGGTGTAGCAACTCGCAATGGACTGTTGCTCGTTGATAACTATAACAATAAGTTAGCAGCTGGGATGCCTTTAAAAAGTGTCATAGTTGAGGGGTCTATGGAACGATTAGTCGCCATTTTGATGACAGCTTTATCATCAGCGTTGGGAATGGTGCCGCTAGTCATTGGGAGCGGAGCGGGTAAAGAAATTTTGCAACCGTTAGCAGTTGTAGTGCTAGGAGGATTATTTACTTCCACAGCATTAACGCTGTTAGTTTTGCCAGCTTTATACTCTCAATTTGGGAGATTTTTAGTTGGCAAAAAAGCTACACCATTGATTGAAGATGGAAAAGCAATTGTAACAGTTTTTGAGCAATAA
- a CDS encoding four-helix bundle copper-binding protein, whose product MTEHVHKHQEHGHELCCNTAIQCAEECQHCADACLENKPECASLCRDCADICRLCADFMNRGSRFATAICQICADICLACASECEKHQDEHCQKCAEICRRCAEECRQMPTIAA is encoded by the coding sequence ATGACTGAACACGTACATAAGCACCAAGAACACGGCCATGAATTGTGCTGTAATACTGCCATTCAATGTGCTGAGGAATGCCAACACTGTGCCGATGCTTGTTTGGAAAATAAGCCTGAATGTGCCAGCCTTTGTCGAGATTGTGCAGACATTTGTCGGCTCTGCGCTGATTTTATGAATCGCGGTTCCCGCTTTGCTACCGCAATTTGTCAAATCTGTGCAGACATCTGCTTAGCTTGCGCTAGCGAATGCGAAAAGCACCAAGATGAGCATTGCCAAAAATGTGCTGAAATCTGTCGGCGCTGTGCTGAGGAATGCCGTCAAATGCCTACCATTGCTGCTTAA